From a single Pelodiscus sinensis isolate JC-2024 chromosome 4, ASM4963464v1, whole genome shotgun sequence genomic region:
- the LRRC4C gene encoding leucine-rich repeat-containing protein 4C, whose product MLNKMTLHPQQIMIGPRFNRALFDPLLVVLLALQLLVVAGLVRAQTCPSVCSCSNQFSKVICVRKNLREVPDGISTNTRLLNLHENQIQIIKVNSFKHLRHLEILQLSRNHIRTIEIGAFNGLANLNTLELFDNRLTTIPNGAFVYLSKLKELWLRNNPIESIPSYAFNRIPSLRRLDLGELKRLSYISEGAFEGLSNLRYLNLAMCNLREIPNLTPLVKLDELDLSGNHLTAIRPGSFQGLMHLQKLWMIQSQIQVIERNAFDNLQSLVEINLAHNNLTLLPHDLFTPLRLERIHLHHNPWNCNCDILWLSWWIKDKAPSNTACCARCNTPPNLKGRYIGELDLNYFTCYAPVIVEPPADLNVTEGMAAELKCRASTSLTSVSWITPNGSVMTHGAYRVRIAVLSDGTLNFTKVTVQDTGLYTCMVSNSVGNTTASATLNVTALDNGYTYFSTVTVETMEPSQDEARTTEQIGPTPVIDWETTNITTSLTPQSTRSTEKTFTIPVTDASNGIPGIDEVMKTTKIIIGCFVAITLMAAVMLVIFYKMRKQHHRQSHHAPTRTVEIINVDDELTGDTPIESHLPMPAIEHEHLNHYNSYKSPFNHTTTVNTINSIHSSVHEPLLIRMNSKDNVQETQI is encoded by the coding sequence ATGTTGAACAAGATGACCTTACATCCACAGCAGATAATGATAGGTCCTAGGTTTAACAGGGCCCTATTTGACCCCCTGCTTGTGGTGCTACTTGCTCTTCAACTTCTTGTGGTGGCTGGTCTAGTCAGGGCTCAAACTTGCCCTTCTGTCTGCTCCTGCAGCAACCAGTTCAGCAAAGTGATCTGTGTGCGGAAGAATTTGAGAGAGGTCCCAGACGGCATCTCCACTAACACACGGTTATTGAATCTGCATGAGAACCAGATCCAAATCATTAAGGTGAATAGCTTCAAACATTTGAGACATCTGGAAATCTTGCAGCTGAGTAGGAATCACATTAGAACAATTGAAATAGGGGCCTTCAATGGTCTGGCCAATCTCAACACTCTGGAACTTTTTGACAATCGTCTTACCACCATCCCTAATGGGGCTTTTGTATATTTGTCAAAACTGAAAGAGCTTTGGTTGAGAAACAACCCTATTGAGAGCATCCCTTCATACGCTTTTAACAGAATCCCTTCCCTCCGTAGGTTGGATTTGGGGGAACTGAAAAGGCTTTCATACATCTCAGAAGGTGCCTTTGAAGGTCTTTCCAACTTGAGGTATTTGAATCTTGCCATGTGCAACCTTCGGGAGATCCCTAACCTCACACCTCTTGTAAAACTGGATGAGTTAGATCTTTCTGGGAACCATCTGACAGCCATCAGGCCGGGATCTTTCCAAGGGTTGATGCATCTTCAAAAATTGTGGATGATACAGTCCCAGATTCAAGTGATTGAAAGGAATGCCTTTGATAACCTTCAGTCACTGGTGGAAATCAACCTGGCACACAACAATCTAACACTACTGCCTCACGATCTCTTTACACCACTCCGCCTAGAAAGGATCCACCTGCACCACAATCCTTGGAACTGCAACTGTGATATTCTTTGGCTCAGCTGGTGGATTAAGGACAAGGCACCCTCCAACACTGCATGCTGTGCTCGCTGTAACACACCTCCCAACTTGAAAGGAAGGTACATTGGTGAGCTGGACCTGAATTATTTCACGTGTTATGCTCCGGTAATAGTGGAGCCACCAGCGGACCTCAACGTCACAGAAGGCATGGCTGCAGAGCTGAAATGCCGAGCATCGACCTCCCTGACCTCTGTATCTTGGATTACTCCAAACGGATCGGTTATGACGCATGGGGCATACAGAGTTCGGATTGCTGTGCTCAGTGATGGTACGTTAAATTTTACAAAGGTGACTGTGCAAGACACGGGCTTGTACACATGCATGGTGAGTAACTCTGTTGGGAATACCACAGCTTCTGCCACACTGAACGTGACTGCATTGGACAATGGTTACACATACTTTTCAACTGTCACTGTAGAGACTATGGAACCTTCTCAGGATGAGGCACGGACCACAGAGCAGATTGGGCCCACGCCTGTTATCGACTGGGAAACCACCAATATAACAACCTCTCTTACTCCACAGAGCACAAGGTCAACAGAAAAAACATTTACTATCCCAGTGACAGATGCAAGCAATGGGATCCCAGGAATAGATGAGGTTATGAAGACTACCAAAATCATAATTGGTTGTTTTGTGGCTATCACTCTCATGGCTGCTGTGATGCTGGTAATTTTCTACAAAATGAGGAAACAGCATCACCGGCAGAGCCATCATGCTCCAACGCGGACTGTAGAGATCATTAATGTGGATGATGAGCTTACAGGTGATACACCTATAGAGAGTCACTTGCCCATGCCGGCAATAGAGCATGAGCACCTAAATCATTATAACTCTTATAAGTCTCCTTTCAACCACACAACGACAGTTAACACAATAAACTCAATACACAGTTCAGTGCATGAACCGTTATTGATCCGAATGAACTCAAAAGACAATGTACAAGAGACTCAGAtctaa